Sequence from the Burkholderia stabilis genome:
TGCCGAGCGCAGCGTGGCCACCACAACGATCCTCGACTTCGCACCGGCCGACGCCGCGCAGGTCGACTTCGGCGCGGGACCCGTGCTGACGGTCGAGGGCATTGCGGTCCGGACGTGGATCTTCGTGATGACGTTGTGCTGGTCGCGCCACCAGTATGCCGAGATCGTGCTGGACCAGACCGTCGAGACGTGGCTCGCCAGCCACCGGCGCGCCTTCGAATGGTTCGGCGGCTGTCCCGACCGGGTCATCATCGATAACGCGAAGTGCGCGATCATCCGGGCGTGTCGATACGAGCCGGCGGTGCAACGCTCGTACGCCGCGCTTGCCGAGGGATATGGATTCCGGATCGACGCCTGTCCGCCGCACGATCCCCAGAAGAAGGGCGTCGTCGAATCGGGCGTCAAATACGTCAAGAAGTCCTTCGTGCCGCTGCGCGAGTTCCGGGATCTGGCCGACGCCAACCGGCAACTGCGCGAATGGGTGATGCAGCAGGCCGGCACTCGTATCCACGGCACCGTCCACGAACGGCCGCTGACGCGCTTCGGCGTCGAGCGCCCGTTGCTCGCTGCATTGCCGGACGTGCCGCCGGTACTGTCGGTCTGGAAGGAGGTGGCGGTCCATCGCGACGGCCACGTCGTCTACAAGCACGCGCTGTACTCTGCACCGTTCACGCTCGTCGGCAAGTCGCTCTGGCTGAAGGCGACCGATACGGTCATCCAGCTGTTCCATCGGCATGAACTCGTCGCAACCCATCCGCGGCAGCGGGCCGGCGGTCGCCACACGGTGCGAGATCACCAGCCGCCCGAAGCGCAGGCCTGGCTCGAGCACGATCCGCAGTGGTGTCTGGCGCGCGCGAAGGAGATCGGGCCGTCGTGCCACGGCGTGATCCTCGCGCTGTTCAACGACAAGGTGCTCGTCAACCTGCGCGGCGCGCAGGGGATCATCCGGCTGCGACAGAAAGTCGGCGATCAGAGGCTGGAAGCAGCCTGCGAGCGTGCGCTCGCGTTCAGCAGCGCGAAGTACAGCACCATCAAGGGCATCCTCGACAAAGGCCTGGACAGCGAACCGGTGCCGCGTCCCGCGTCGGCCCCGACTGGCGCTTACCAGAACGGCGGCCGCTTCGGCCGTGATCTCCAATCCCTGCTGATCCACTGACACCATGAACCCGAGTCCCGAATTGAATTCCATCCTCAAACAGCTGCGCCTGTCCGGCATCCTCGACTCGCTTGAGCAGCGCAACCGTCAGGCGATCGACGGGCAGCTCGCCTATACCGAGTTCCTTGCCATGCTGCTGCACGACGAGGTTGCCCGTCGCGAACACAAGAAGCTCGGCACCCGTCTGCTGCGCGCCGGCTTCGCGATGGGCAAGACGCTCGAGACGTTCGACTTCGACCGGCTGCCTACGTTGAACCGCTCACACGTTCATGATCTCGCGACAGGCCGGTATCTCGACGAGAAGGTCGCGATCCTGATCGCCGGTCCAACCGGCACCGGCAAAAGCCACTTGGCCCAGGCGCTGGGCCACTGCGCCGCCCGCCAAGGCCGCGATGTGCTGTTCATCTCGCAGACCGAGCTGCTCAAGCGATTGAACGCCGCGCGCGCCACCGGCGCCTATGACCGCAAGTTCCAGCAGTACGCCCGGGTGCCGCTGCTGATCGTCGATGACTTCGCGCTCAAACCGCTACGTACCCCGCAGGACGAGGACTTCCACGATCTCGTCGCGGCCCGCTACGAGCACGCGGCGACCATCCTGACGTCGAATCTCGACTTCGGTGAATGGGGCGCCGCGTTCCCCGACAACCGCATCCTCGGCACCGCCACACTCGACCGACTACGCCACGGCGCCTACCGGCTCGTCCTCGAGGGCGACAGTTACCGCACCCCGAAACCGATGCCAGATCCCCCTCAAAATGCAGTTGCCAAAAACGGCAAAAAACCGCAACCTTGAAACCGTTCGAATCCGCGTTTTACCCCCGGTTCTGCTGGCGCCATTACGCCGCCCATCCCCGGCTCCTTTACGCCGCCCCGCGACAGCGGGTGCCCAATTCGGCCTCAACATGCTTTGGACGATGCCGCTGGCCTTCCCATTGATGGCTGCCATTCAGTCGATGTGCGCGAATCTTGGCCGGGTGACCGGCAAAGGACTTGCCGCCAATATCAAGTCCACCTTCCCACCTGTTGTGCTGCAGGGCGTCGTGCTACTACTGCTTGTCGCCAATACCCTCAACATTGCTGCCGACGTTGCAGCGATGGGGGAAGTCGCAGAACTGGTCAGCGGCGTAAATCGCCACCTGATGACGGCGTTCTTTGTGTTCGGTACGCTGTTGCTGCAGACCTTTGTGCCCTATCACCGCTACG
This genomic interval carries:
- the istB gene encoding IS21-like element ISBmu1 family helper ATPase IstB, which produces MNPSPELNSILKQLRLSGILDSLEQRNRQAIDGQLAYTEFLAMLLHDEVARREHKKLGTRLLRAGFAMGKTLETFDFDRLPTLNRSHVHDLATGRYLDEKVAILIAGPTGTGKSHLAQALGHCAARQGRDVLFISQTELLKRLNAARATGAYDRKFQQYARVPLLIVDDFALKPLRTPQDEDFHDLVAARYEHAATILTSNLDFGEWGAAFPDNRILGTATLDRLRHGAYRLVLEGDSYRTPKPMPDPPQNAVAKNGKKPQP
- the istA gene encoding IS21 family transposase, with amino-acid sequence MFEYRQVLVRMRQGDSDRDIARGGLMGRKKLTTVRREAEARSWLDPVQPLPDDATIAGVFGRTPHLPHTCVSTVEPYREQVREWLAAGVQGTTIHAALQRNHGYAGSYCAVKRMLRHLAAERSVATTTILDFAPADAAQVDFGAGPVLTVEGIAVRTWIFVMTLCWSRHQYAEIVLDQTVETWLASHRRAFEWFGGCPDRVIIDNAKCAIIRACRYEPAVQRSYAALAEGYGFRIDACPPHDPQKKGVVESGVKYVKKSFVPLREFRDLADANRQLREWVMQQAGTRIHGTVHERPLTRFGVERPLLAALPDVPPVLSVWKEVAVHRDGHVVYKHALYSAPFTLVGKSLWLKATDTVIQLFHRHELVATHPRQRAGGRHTVRDHQPPEAQAWLEHDPQWCLARAKEIGPSCHGVILALFNDKVLVNLRGAQGIIRLRQKVGDQRLEAACERALAFSSAKYSTIKGILDKGLDSEPVPRPASAPTGAYQNGGRFGRDLQSLLIH